A genomic region of Saprospiraceae bacterium contains the following coding sequences:
- a CDS encoding DUF1573 domain-containing protein produces the protein MKNILTLIALVLFLGIVSAQTTPAEVPAATKTTGPHLEWESTVVDYGEIKKGSEPLRKAVFTNTGTEPLIIMSARGSCGCTVPTWPKEPIMPGEKGVIEIRYDTQRVGPINKSVSVTTNEGGQESRINLKGNISADEEQTLPKNDGNILTPKG, from the coding sequence ATGAAAAACATTTTAACTTTAATTGCTTTGGTACTTTTCCTGGGTATAGTTTCAGCTCAAACAACTCCTGCAGAAGTTCCAGCTGCCACTAAAACAACAGGACCTCATCTGGAGTGGGAATCCACTGTAGTTGATTATGGTGAAATTAAAAAAGGCTCAGAACCTTTGCGTAAAGCAGTATTTACCAATACTGGAACTGAACCTCTTATCATTATGAGCGCCAGAGGATCATGTGGTTGCACGGTACCTACCTGGCCCAAGGAACCTATTATGCCCGGAGAAAAAGGCGTAATTGAAATACGTTATGACACTCAACGCGTAGGTCCAATCAACAAAAGTGTGAGTGTGACTACCAACGAAGGTGGGCAGGAAAGTAGAATTAATTTAAAAGGAAACATTTCTGCAGATGAAGAACAGACCTTGCCAAAAAATGATGGAAACATTTTAACTCCGAAGGGTTAA
- the icd gene encoding NADP-dependent isocitrate dehydrogenase codes for MAGQKITCVNGKLSVPDHPIIPFIIGDGTGPDIWAASVKVFDAAVAKTYGQSKQIEWKEVLAGEKAFDQTQNWLPQETLDVIAECLVAIKGPLTTPVGGGIRSLNVALRQQLDLYACIRPVRWFEGVPSPVKEPGKVNMTIFRENTEDIYAGIEFQSGTEDLIKFREILQREFPDRFKKVRFPDSVGFGIKPVSKEGTERLVRAAIKHALLNNSKSLTIVHKGNIMKFTEGSFMEWAYALAVNEFGGTLLDGGPWVSLPNGLIIKDVIADAFLQQILLRPEEYDIIATLNLNGDYVSDALAAQVGGIGIAPGANINYITGHAIFEATHGTAPKYAGQDKVNPSSVILSGVMMFEYLGWEDVAQRITRGLEKAILNRRVTYDFHRLMENATLLKCSEFGDEIIANMD; via the coding sequence ATGGCCGGACAAAAAATAACATGTGTAAATGGTAAACTAAGCGTTCCTGATCATCCTATAATTCCTTTTATCATTGGAGATGGTACCGGCCCCGATATTTGGGCTGCCTCGGTAAAAGTTTTTGACGCAGCTGTTGCCAAAACATATGGTCAATCCAAGCAAATTGAGTGGAAGGAAGTACTAGCCGGAGAGAAAGCTTTTGATCAAACCCAAAATTGGTTACCTCAGGAAACTCTGGATGTAATTGCAGAATGCCTTGTAGCTATCAAAGGACCATTAACTACCCCCGTGGGTGGCGGAATTCGTTCATTAAATGTAGCATTAAGACAACAATTGGATTTATATGCATGTATCAGACCTGTTAGATGGTTTGAAGGCGTTCCATCTCCTGTAAAAGAACCGGGAAAAGTAAATATGACCATTTTCAGAGAAAATACTGAAGATATTTATGCAGGTATTGAATTTCAATCAGGAACAGAAGACTTGATAAAATTTAGGGAAATACTTCAGCGTGAATTTCCAGACCGATTTAAAAAAGTTAGATTCCCGGATAGTGTTGGGTTTGGAATTAAACCAGTGTCTAAAGAAGGTACAGAAAGGCTAGTGAGAGCAGCCATTAAACATGCTTTGCTAAATAATTCTAAATCTCTTACAATTGTCCATAAAGGGAATATCATGAAGTTTACAGAAGGCAGCTTCATGGAATGGGCATATGCTCTTGCAGTTAATGAATTCGGTGGAACATTATTAGATGGTGGTCCCTGGGTAAGTCTACCAAATGGTTTGATTATTAAAGATGTCATTGCCGATGCATTTCTTCAACAAATATTATTAAGACCGGAAGAATACGATATTATTGCAACCTTGAACCTGAATGGAGACTATGTTTCAGATGCACTTGCTGCACAAGTCGGTGGAATCGGGATTGCACCAGGTGCCAATATTAATTACATTACGGGTCATGCTATTTTCGAAGCAACTCATGGCACAGCACCCAAATATGCCGGCCAAGACAAAGTGAATCCAAGCTCTGTAATACTTTCAGGAGTAATGATGTTTGAATATTTAGGTTGGGAGGACGTGGCTCAAAGAATTACCCGTGGACTTGAAAAGGCCATTCTGAACAGAAGAGTTACGTATGATTTTCATCGCCTCATGGAAAATGCAACATTATTAAAGTGCAGTGAATTTGGGGATGAAATTATTGCAAACATGGACTAA
- the ruvB gene encoding Holliday junction branch migration DNA helicase RuvB, producing MRNPLLDSQAENQNQEERQIERALRPKDLGEFCGQSHVVENLKVFIAAAKLRGEALDHVLLHGPPGLGKTTLSYIIAHEMGSNLKASSGPVLEKPGDLAGLLTSLQEGDVLFIDEIHRLNTVVEEYLYSAMEDYRIDIMIDTGPNARSIQIKVNPFTLVGATTRVGLLTAPLRSRFGISCHMDYYDQHILENIIARSAGLLNVEAELEGIHEISRRSRGTPRIANALLRRLRDFAQIKGNGKINMEIAKYGLNALNVDSLGLDEMDNRILLAIIEKFAGGPVGLSTLATAVGEESGTIEEVHEPFLIMEGFIQRTPRGRIATDKAYKHLGLPSGNPSQTLLF from the coding sequence ATGAGAAATCCCTTATTAGACAGTCAAGCTGAAAATCAGAATCAGGAAGAACGACAAATTGAAAGGGCTTTGCGACCAAAGGATTTGGGAGAATTTTGTGGACAAAGCCACGTCGTTGAAAATTTAAAAGTATTTATTGCGGCAGCCAAGTTGAGAGGGGAAGCATTGGATCATGTATTGCTGCATGGGCCACCCGGCTTAGGAAAAACAACGCTTTCTTATATTATAGCTCATGAAATGGGCTCAAACCTAAAAGCAAGCTCTGGTCCTGTATTGGAGAAGCCTGGTGATTTGGCTGGCTTGCTTACAAGTCTGCAAGAAGGCGATGTCCTGTTTATTGATGAAATTCACCGATTGAACACGGTCGTTGAAGAATATTTATATTCGGCTATGGAAGATTACAGGATTGATATCATGATTGATACCGGTCCTAATGCCCGAAGTATCCAAATAAAAGTAAATCCATTTACCCTTGTGGGTGCTACTACTCGCGTGGGCTTACTTACAGCACCTCTGAGATCGCGTTTCGGCATTTCATGCCATATGGATTATTATGATCAGCATATTCTTGAAAATATTATTGCAAGGTCAGCTGGTTTATTAAATGTTGAGGCTGAACTTGAAGGTATACACGAAATATCCAGACGAAGTAGAGGAACTCCCAGGATTGCAAATGCTTTGCTTAGAAGGCTTCGCGATTTTGCCCAAATAAAGGGTAATGGTAAAATTAATATGGAGATTGCAAAGTATGGTTTAAATGCTTTGAACGTTGACAGCTTAGGACTTGATGAAATGGATAACCGTATACTGCTGGCCATCATTGAAAAATTTGCTGGAGGACCAGTAGGATTGAGCACTTTAGCTACTGCAGTTGGTGAGGAATCAGGTACTATCGAGGAGGTGCATGAACCTTTTCTGATCATGGAAGGATTCATACAAAGAACTCCGCGAGGTCGGATTGCTACTGACAAAGCCTATAAGCATTTAGGTTTACCAAGTGGTAATCCTTCACAAACGCTCTTATTCTAA
- a CDS encoding DUF3467 domain-containing protein: MSDQNQANQLNIELSEEIAEGIYSNLAIISHSHSEFVLDFIRLMPNVPKAKVKSRIVLTPQHAKRLLKALSDNVIKYENQFGTIQDPEPQIIPPMAFNTPTAQA; encoded by the coding sequence ATGAGCGATCAAAATCAAGCAAATCAATTAAATATTGAGTTATCGGAAGAAATTGCAGAAGGAATTTATTCGAACTTGGCTATTATTTCCCATTCACATTCTGAATTTGTATTAGATTTCATCAGATTAATGCCTAACGTTCCCAAGGCGAAGGTAAAATCCCGCATCGTATTAACGCCCCAACATGCCAAGCGTTTGTTGAAAGCCTTATCCGACAATGTGATAAAATACGAAAATCAATTTGGTACAATCCAGGATCCTGAACCACAAATTATACCACCAATGGCTTTTAATACGCCAACTGCGCAGGCATAA
- a CDS encoding metal-dependent hydrolase, whose product MDSITQIVLGAACGEMVAGRKMGNRAMIWGGVAGTIPDLDVMANFFWNRLMQ is encoded by the coding sequence ATGGATTCTATCACACAAATCGTATTAGGAGCTGCATGCGGCGAAATGGTTGCAGGTCGTAAGATGGGCAATCGAGCAATGATCTGGGGTGGAGTAGCGGGCACTATTCCCGATTTGGATGTGATGGCTAATTTTTTTTGGAACCGGTTAATGCAATGA
- a CDS encoding metal-dependent hydrolase, which yields MMFHRGPMHSLIFACIVPLILGPLVKKLYDKKWYQNKYWKWAGFGLGLLFFLMASTVIFLLAQLVAGTTPWLVVLSLVVVGIVFFALRFKQLQRQQDYFENVSSKIWIQLFFWAIFTHPLLDSLTTYGTQLFWPFSDYRVSISNISIVDPLYTIPFGLLLLVAAVIRPQNKLRSLIAISGLTLSSLYMLFTFINKSNIDEKFLNSLHEENIQVKEYMTVPTILNNVLWYGIAKTDTGYVCGYYSMFDSKRDFKPFQYIQANHNLLSPYQDQYLVQKLPWFSDGYYKVVQTIPGEFNYYDLRFGSTRGDIHDHESIIFRMKLVDHDGIINLEEEPRPENRKEDIEWFKQRIFGKTGQ from the coding sequence ATGATGTTTCACAGAGGTCCGATGCATTCATTAATCTTTGCATGTATCGTTCCGTTGATTTTAGGTCCACTGGTGAAAAAACTATATGATAAAAAATGGTACCAGAATAAATATTGGAAATGGGCAGGCTTTGGTTTAGGGCTGTTATTTTTCCTAATGGCTTCGACGGTCATTTTTTTATTGGCTCAGTTGGTTGCCGGAACTACACCCTGGTTGGTCGTTTTGTCTTTAGTCGTTGTTGGAATTGTATTTTTTGCACTTCGGTTCAAGCAGCTACAAAGGCAACAGGATTATTTTGAAAACGTATCTTCTAAAATATGGATACAATTATTTTTTTGGGCCATTTTCACACATCCTTTATTAGATTCATTGACAACATACGGGACTCAATTATTCTGGCCATTTAGTGATTATCGGGTATCCATTTCTAATATTTCTATAGTAGATCCTTTATACACGATTCCATTTGGCTTGTTATTGTTAGTCGCTGCAGTTATTCGTCCACAAAATAAACTACGAAGTTTGATAGCAATAAGTGGGCTTACTTTGAGTTCATTGTATATGTTGTTTACATTTATAAATAAGTCGAATATTGATGAAAAATTTCTGAACAGTCTGCACGAAGAAAATATTCAAGTGAAGGAGTACATGACGGTTCCAACGATATTAAATAATGTACTATGGTATGGTATTGCAAAAACAGATACCGGATATGTATGTGGTTATTATTCCATGTTTGACTCAAAACGTGATTTTAAACCCTTTCAATACATACAAGCCAATCACAATTTGCTAAGCCCGTATCAAGATCAATATCTTGTGCAGAAATTACCATGGTTCAGCGATGGATATTACAAGGTCGTTCAAACCATTCCAGGTGAATTTAACTATTATGATTTGAGATTTGGTTCAACACGGGGCGATATACATGATCATGAAAGTATCATTTTTAGAATGAAGCTTGTAGATCACGATGGAATTATTAATCTTGAGGAAGAACCCAGACCTGAGAATCGGAAAGAAGATATTGAATGGTTTAAGCAAAGAATTTTTGGTAAAACCGGGCAATAA
- a CDS encoding cation:dicarboxylase symporter family transporter has translation MQFRKTLQKYSSHLLGIAGISAFISSLNFLGWLSLQSDVAAIIRWLGLMALFFIGIQKNKLTPWIFISMLIGAEIGYDFPAIGKELNVFSKIFIKLIKCIIAPLLFGTLIIGISGHSNTKQLGRLGWKSLLYFEVVTTVALIIGLLAINLSKAGVGIQAFETGEEVPQVAQAHGWKDIILHSFPENFIKSIAEGQILQIVVFSVLFAVSLLMIPIEKRTPILVFAESLSAVMFKFTDLVMHFAPFGVAGAIAYTISNIGIDVLKNLLLLLCTLYIALIVFVLAVLLPIALISRIPIRRFLSHVAQPVTIAFGTASSEAALPVAMENMEKFGVSREVVAFVLPTGLSFNLDGTTLYLSLATIFVAQAAGIELSIGQQIVMMLTLMLTSKGVAGVARASLVILAGMASSFGLPEWPIAAILGIDALMDMARTAVNTLGNCLATAVIGKWENEVTIPKKGDHWLEVEHPTKEIDLPEV, from the coding sequence ATGCAATTCAGGAAAACACTGCAAAAATATAGTTCACACTTATTAGGAATTGCCGGGATCAGTGCTTTCATATCTTCCTTAAATTTTTTAGGCTGGTTATCATTACAATCAGATGTAGCAGCAATTATAAGATGGCTTGGATTAATGGCCTTATTTTTTATTGGCATTCAAAAAAATAAACTTACTCCCTGGATTTTTATAAGCATGTTAATCGGTGCTGAAATTGGTTACGATTTTCCTGCAATTGGTAAAGAATTGAATGTATTCAGTAAAATTTTTATTAAACTGATTAAATGCATTATAGCACCATTGCTATTCGGAACTTTGATTATCGGAATTTCAGGTCACTCAAATACGAAACAACTTGGTCGATTGGGATGGAAATCATTACTTTATTTTGAAGTAGTAACGACCGTTGCGCTTATCATCGGTTTATTAGCAATTAATTTGAGCAAAGCTGGAGTAGGCATTCAAGCTTTTGAAACCGGTGAAGAAGTTCCTCAAGTAGCTCAAGCGCATGGATGGAAAGACATTATCTTACATAGTTTTCCCGAAAATTTTATCAAATCCATTGCTGAAGGTCAAATACTCCAAATAGTTGTTTTTTCTGTGCTGTTTGCAGTTTCCCTATTAATGATCCCCATTGAGAAGAGAACACCGATTTTAGTTTTTGCTGAATCTCTTTCTGCAGTAATGTTTAAGTTTACTGACCTCGTTATGCATTTTGCACCCTTCGGTGTAGCCGGAGCTATTGCATATACGATTTCAAATATCGGTATTGATGTTTTGAAAAATCTGTTGCTCTTACTTTGTACATTGTATATTGCACTTATCGTTTTTGTATTGGCAGTATTATTGCCGATCGCATTAATATCACGGATTCCCATCCGAAGATTTTTATCACATGTAGCTCAACCTGTTACGATAGCATTTGGCACTGCAAGTTCAGAAGCAGCCTTACCGGTAGCTATGGAAAATATGGAAAAATTTGGTGTATCCCGCGAAGTAGTTGCATTTGTATTACCAACAGGATTGAGTTTTAATCTTGATGGCACAACGCTTTATCTTTCCCTGGCAACTATATTCGTAGCGCAAGCAGCGGGAATTGAATTATCTATTGGACAACAAATAGTCATGATGCTTACACTCATGCTCACCAGTAAAGGTGTTGCAGGTGTAGCGCGGGCTTCACTTGTTATACTTGCAGGAATGGCGTCATCTTTTGGATTACCTGAATGGCCCATTGCCGCTATCCTTGGAATTGATGCTTTAATGGATATGGCTAGAACCGCAGTGAACACTTTAGGCAATTGCCTCGCTACTGCAGTTATTGGTAAATGGGAAAATGAAGTTACGATTCCAAAAAAAGGCGATCATTGGCTTGAGGTTGAACATCCCACTAAAGAAATTGATTTACCTGAAGTCTAA
- a CDS encoding VTT domain-containing protein, translating into MEWIQQVFDFIVNIEGHLTALIESYGIYIYIILFLILFIETGLVIAPFLPGDSLLFAAGALAAGGNMDIFILFGVCFLGAFLGNQLNFAIGSGFGKAIFEREKKFIKIEYLHKTQKFYEKHGGKALIIGRYLPFIRTFVPFVAGVGKMKPSKFTYFNLVGGLLWVIPVCGIGYLFGNIPFVKENFSIIIIAILIVSLFPMIWGIITAMKHRKNF; encoded by the coding sequence ATGGAATGGATACAACAGGTTTTTGATTTTATTGTAAATATTGAAGGACACCTTACCGCCTTGATAGAATCTTATGGAATTTACATTTATATCATCTTATTCCTGATTTTATTTATAGAAACAGGCTTAGTCATAGCTCCATTCCTACCTGGTGACTCATTACTTTTCGCAGCCGGCGCACTTGCAGCGGGCGGAAATATGGATATTTTTATACTCTTCGGAGTCTGTTTTTTAGGTGCGTTTTTAGGCAATCAGTTAAATTTCGCAATTGGTTCCGGATTCGGTAAAGCCATTTTTGAACGAGAGAAAAAATTCATCAAAATAGAGTATCTACATAAAACTCAAAAATTTTATGAAAAACATGGTGGAAAAGCCTTGATCATTGGAAGATATCTTCCGTTTATAAGAACATTTGTGCCTTTCGTTGCCGGAGTGGGCAAAATGAAGCCTTCAAAATTTACTTACTTCAATCTGGTTGGAGGTTTATTATGGGTTATCCCTGTTTGTGGGATTGGTTATTTATTTGGCAATATTCCTTTCGTAAAAGAAAATTTTTCAATCATAATTATAGCAATACTTATTGTAAGTTTGTTCCCTATGATTTGGGGAATCATCACCGCTATGAAGCATCGAAAAAACTTTTAG
- a CDS encoding DUF4159 domain-containing protein, with product MKRNLILLIFLYGLMNLGFANLPPVYKLKLALLKYNGGGDWYANPTALSNLAKYCNKELNTQFDPQYATVEIGSTELFNFPFVHMTGHGNVVFSDAEAQNLRTYLQGGGFLHIDDNYGMDPFVRPVMKKVFPELEFVELPYSHPIYHQKFEFLGGLPKIHKHDNKAAQGFGLFWQGRLVCFYSYECDLGDGWEDPEVHKDPEETRKQALRMGANIIQYAFSH from the coding sequence ATGAAACGCAATTTGATTTTATTAATTTTCTTATATGGTTTAATGAACCTTGGATTTGCCAATCTACCCCCTGTTTATAAATTAAAACTGGCACTACTCAAATACAATGGAGGTGGAGATTGGTATGCCAATCCGACTGCATTGTCAAATCTCGCGAAATATTGCAACAAGGAATTAAATACACAATTTGATCCTCAATATGCCACCGTTGAAATTGGAAGTACTGAGTTATTCAATTTTCCGTTTGTACATATGACTGGACATGGAAATGTAGTTTTCAGTGATGCCGAAGCCCAAAATTTGAGAACTTATCTTCAGGGCGGCGGTTTTTTACATATCGATGATAATTATGGAATGGATCCTTTTGTAAGACCGGTCATGAAAAAAGTATTTCCTGAACTTGAATTTGTTGAATTACCGTATTCGCATCCAATTTATCACCAAAAATTTGAATTCCTTGGAGGATTACCTAAAATCCATAAACATGACAATAAAGCAGCACAGGGATTCGGTTTGTTTTGGCAAGGACGACTGGTTTGTTTTTATTCTTATGAATGTGACTTAGGTGATGGATGGGAAGATCCGGAAGTTCATAAAGATCCTGAGGAAACCAGAAAACAAGCACTCAGAATGGGTGCAAATATTATCCAATATGCATTTAGTCATTAA
- a CDS encoding 16S rRNA (uracil(1498)-N(3))-methyltransferase, which yields MPDLFVGQKTNAENYQIVESEFHHCIRVMRNSIGSEVLVTDFDGIIHTAIIQNIEKDKAILEIKKIYKTESTDIPKIAIAISLTSPSDRLEWFVEKAVENGVHEIFPMLCERTEVKKVNIERLLRVVKAAAKQTIRPLLPQISDLKSFDTILNNSSTYPQQFIGHCQDDLEGFLGKLYDAKLNTLVYIGPAGDFSAKEIKNALDKNCIPVSLGPYRLRTETAGLTAIQILQTIKQL from the coding sequence ATGCCCGATTTATTTGTTGGACAAAAAACGAATGCCGAAAATTATCAAATTGTTGAAAGTGAATTTCATCACTGCATCCGCGTCATGAGAAATTCTATTGGGTCAGAGGTATTGGTTACTGATTTTGATGGGATTATTCATACAGCAATCATCCAAAACATTGAAAAAGACAAAGCTATCCTGGAGATTAAAAAGATCTACAAAACTGAATCTACTGATATTCCGAAAATTGCTATTGCAATTAGTCTAACCAGTCCGTCCGACAGGTTGGAATGGTTTGTCGAAAAAGCTGTTGAAAATGGCGTTCATGAAATTTTTCCCATGTTATGCGAACGCACTGAAGTCAAAAAGGTAAATATTGAACGATTATTGCGTGTCGTAAAAGCTGCAGCTAAACAAACCATTAGGCCCTTATTACCTCAAATTTCAGATTTAAAATCGTTTGATACTATTTTAAATAATTCATCAACCTATCCTCAGCAATTCATTGGCCATTGTCAGGACGACCTGGAAGGATTTTTAGGAAAATTATATGACGCTAAACTCAATACCCTAGTATATATAGGTCCTGCCGGCGATTTTAGTGCGAAAGAAATAAAAAATGCTTTGGATAAAAATTGCATCCCAGTATCTTTAGGCCCTTATCGTTTGCGAACAGAAACCGCAGGACTTACTGCCATACAAATTTTACAAACCATCAAACAACTATGA
- a CDS encoding 2-oxoglutarate dehydrogenase E1 component: protein MKEFSYITNADPSYIDSLYNTYLIAPESLDPGWQKFFQGFLYAQQYDSATSQPIERKNTEEQMAKEMNVLLLIDAFRKRGHLLSDTNPIRLRKDRKAHLDLEDFSLTEKDLETRFYAGTNLGLPNASLKEILQRLKQVYCSKIGFEIQHIESNEKREWLQDKIEKSPVALSYGLSIDQKKRILQKLNGAVIFEKFLHTKYVGQKRFSLEGGESTIPALDFMIEIAKSTGVQEVVLGMAHRGRLNVLANIIGKTYEQIFNEFEGTAIPDLSFGSGDVKYHLGYSSQVFTNSGEKIHLKLAPNPSHLEAVDPVVVGIARAKADLLYQSNYDKILPLLIHGDAAIAGQGVVYETIQMSKLDGYYSGGTIHFIINNQIGFTTDFDDARSSAYCTAAANMIQAPVFHVNGDEPEAVVFVSKLAVEYRQHFNEDVFIDMVCYRRHGHNEGDDPKFTQPILYSIINKHPNVRELYLKTLIARGDVEAMIANDLEKEFWNLLQNHLDSVRENPLPYVYQEPEIAWKALKKINSELDFEISPNTGIESKNAQQWFLKTLEIPKHFNILPKTNKIFKAWKSNFEQNILDWSMAEILAYSSILADGNNVRLSGQDVKRGTFSHRHAVLVDESSNSEHNRLNGLTDHQGQFFIYNSLLSEFAVLGFEYGYSLASPDQLVIWEAQFGDFSNGAQVIIDQFISCAQSKWNRMSGIVLLLPHGYDGQGPEHSSARLERFLQACAEFNLVVANVSNPANFFHILRRQIKWNFRKPLIIMSPKSLLRHPKCVSPLKDFCGQTRFLELILDPPENPASPSIKMILCSGQFYYDILQEKEKHKYKNIGIVRIEQLYPFPKKQIQNLSQQYPGSKWIWCQEEPRNMGAANFIENQLKDLNIEIIARPSSASPAVGHKKIHDLQLVDLLNLIFQ, encoded by the coding sequence ATCAAAGAATTCTCTTATATCACCAATGCAGATCCTTCCTATATTGATAGCTTATATAATACGTATCTGATCGCACCCGAATCTCTGGATCCGGGTTGGCAAAAATTCTTTCAGGGTTTTTTATACGCCCAACAATACGACTCAGCTACATCACAGCCAATTGAAAGAAAAAATACGGAGGAGCAGATGGCCAAAGAAATGAATGTACTCCTGCTTATTGATGCTTTTCGCAAAAGAGGCCACTTACTTTCCGATACGAACCCTATTCGCCTTAGGAAAGATAGAAAAGCACATCTTGATTTGGAGGACTTTTCCCTGACAGAAAAAGATTTGGAAACGCGATTTTACGCTGGAACCAACTTGGGTTTGCCAAATGCTAGCTTGAAAGAAATTCTGCAAAGACTAAAACAAGTTTATTGCAGTAAAATTGGTTTTGAAATTCAACATATAGAATCTAATGAAAAAAGAGAATGGTTGCAGGACAAAATTGAAAAATCACCAGTTGCATTATCTTATGGATTAAGTATTGATCAGAAAAAAAGAATTCTTCAAAAATTAAATGGCGCCGTCATTTTTGAAAAATTCCTACATACAAAATATGTTGGACAAAAACGCTTTTCACTTGAAGGTGGTGAAAGCACTATTCCTGCTCTTGATTTTATGATCGAAATCGCAAAATCGACCGGTGTACAAGAAGTCGTTTTGGGAATGGCTCACCGTGGGCGTTTGAATGTGTTGGCCAACATCATCGGAAAAACATATGAACAAATATTTAATGAATTTGAAGGCACAGCTATACCCGATCTGAGTTTTGGAAGTGGTGATGTAAAATATCATCTAGGCTATTCTTCTCAGGTTTTTACAAATTCGGGCGAAAAGATCCATTTAAAACTTGCGCCTAATCCTTCGCATTTAGAAGCTGTTGATCCAGTTGTAGTTGGTATAGCCCGTGCAAAAGCAGATTTATTGTACCAAAGCAATTATGATAAAATACTCCCGTTACTGATTCACGGCGATGCAGCGATCGCTGGACAAGGTGTTGTTTATGAAACCATTCAGATGTCAAAACTCGATGGTTATTATTCTGGTGGTACGATCCATTTTATCATCAACAATCAGATAGGATTCACCACAGATTTTGATGATGCAAGATCTTCAGCCTACTGCACTGCCGCTGCAAACATGATTCAGGCACCTGTTTTTCACGTAAATGGCGATGAACCAGAAGCAGTTGTATTTGTCTCCAAACTGGCAGTTGAATACAGACAACATTTTAATGAAGATGTTTTTATTGACATGGTTTGCTATCGGAGACATGGGCATAATGAAGGCGATGATCCAAAATTTACACAACCTATACTCTATAGTATTATCAATAAGCATCCCAATGTTAGAGAACTCTATTTAAAAACATTGATTGCCCGGGGCGATGTCGAAGCGATGATCGCAAATGATCTGGAAAAAGAATTTTGGAACTTACTCCAAAATCATTTAGACTCGGTCAGAGAAAACCCATTACCTTATGTTTACCAAGAACCTGAAATTGCTTGGAAAGCATTAAAAAAAATTAATTCTGAACTTGATTTTGAAATAAGTCCTAACACAGGCATAGAATCAAAAAATGCACAGCAATGGTTTCTTAAAACACTTGAGATTCCAAAACATTTTAATATCCTACCTAAGACTAACAAAATCTTTAAAGCCTGGAAATCGAATTTCGAACAGAACATTTTAGATTGGTCGATGGCTGAAATTCTTGCTTATTCCAGTATACTTGCTGATGGCAATAATGTAAGGTTAAGTGGACAGGATGTAAAAAGAGGAACTTTTTCACACCGCCACGCAGTTCTTGTTGATGAGAGCAGCAATTCAGAACACAATAGGCTTAATGGTTTGACAGATCATCAAGGACAATTTTTTATCTACAATTCACTGCTATCTGAGTTTGCCGTATTGGGGTTTGAATATGGTTATTCGCTTGCATCTCCTGATCAATTGGTTATTTGGGAGGCACAGTTTGGTGATTTTTCGAATGGTGCACAGGTTATCATCGATCAGTTCATAAGCTGTGCACAAAGTAAATGGAATCGCATGAGTGGAATCGTACTATTATTACCTCATGGCTACGATGGACAAGGACCCGAACATTCATCTGCACGGCTGGAAAGATTTCTACAAGCTTGTGCAGAGTTTAATCTGGTGGTGGCCAATGTAAGCAACCCCGCTAATTTTTTCCACATCCTTCGCAGACAAATCAAATGGAATTTTCGAAAACCACTTATTATCATGTCTCCAAAATCATTATTGAGGCATCCAAAATGTGTTTCACCATTAAAAGATTTTTGTGGCCAAACTCGATTTTTGGAACTCATTCTTGATCCACCAGAAAATCCAGCTTCGCCATCGATAAAAATGATTTTATGCTCGGGACAGTTTTATTATGATATCCTGCAGGAAAAAGAAAAACACAAGTACAAAAATATTGGAATTGTTCGAATAGAACAGTTGTATCCATTTCCAAAAAAACAAATACAAAATTTATCGCAGCAATATCCCGGATCAAAATGGATTTGGTGTCAGGAAGAACCTCGCAATATGGGAGCAGCAAATTTTATCGAAAATCAATTAAAAGATTTGAATATAGAAATTATTGCAAGACCTTCAAGTGCTTCCCCAGCGGTAGGACATAAAAAAATTCACGACTTACAACTTGTTGATTTGTTAAACTTAATATTTCAATAA